In Streptomyces pluripotens, the genomic window GCCCGCAACGGCTATCGCATCGAGGGACGAAAGGTAGTTATCCAGTGACCGCCGAGAGCAACAAGCGGGCCATCCATCGCGCGCTCGTCAGCGTCTACGACAAGACCGGGCTGGAGGAATTGGCCCGCGGGCTGCACGAGGCCGGTGTCGAGTTGGTCTCCACCGGCTCCACGGCCGGCCGGATCGCCGCCGCCGGTGTCCCCGTGACCAAGGTCGAGGAGCTGACCGGCTTCCCCGAGTGCCTGGACGGCCGGGTCAAGACCCTGCACCCCAAGGTCCACGCCGGCATCCTCGCCGACCTGCGTCTGGAGGACCACCGGCGCCAGCTCACCGAACTCGGTGTGGAGCCGTTCGACCTGGTCGTCGTTAACCTCTACCCGTTCCGGGAGACGGTCGCCTCCGGCGCCTCGCCGGACGAGTGCGTGGAGCAGATCGACATCGGCGGCCCGTCGATGGTCCGCGCCGCCGCCAAGAACCACCCTTCCGTCGCCGTGGTCACCAGCCCCGAGCGGTACGGGGACGTACTCGCCGCAGTGAAGGACGGCGGCTTCGACCTCGCCGCCCGCAAGCGCCTGGCGGCAGAGGCCTTCCGGCACACGGCCGAGTACGACACGGCCGTCGCCTCCTGGTTCGCCTCCGCCTACGCTCCCGCGGACGACTCCGCGTTCCCCGACTTCATCGGCACCACCCTGGAGCGGGACCGCACACTGCGCTACGGCGAGAACCCGCACCAGCCCGCCGCCCTCTACACCTCCGGCGAGGGGGGCCTCGCGGCGGCCGAACAACTGCACGGCAAGGAGATGTCGTACAACAACTACACGGACACGGACGCCGCCCGCCGTGCCGCGTACGACCACGACGAGCCCTGCGTCGCGATCATCAAGCACGCCAACCCCTGCGGCATCGCGATCGGCGCGGACGTCGCCGAGGCGCACCGCAAGGCGCACGCCTGCGACCCGCTCTCCGCCTTCGGCGGGGTCATCGCCGTGAACCGGCCGGTCAGCAAGGAGATGGCCGAGCAGGTTGCGGAGATCTTCACCGAGGTCATCGTGGCGCCCGGCTACGAGGACGGCGCGCTGGAGGCCCTGACCAAGAAGAAGAACATCCGCGTACTGCGCTGTCCCGAGGGCCCGGCCAACCCCGTCGAGGTCAAGCCGATCGACGGTGGTGCGCTGCTCCAGGCCACCGACCGGCTCCAGGCCGAGGGCGACGACCCGGCCAACTGGACACTGGCCGCCGGCGAGGCGCTCTCCCCCGACGAGCTGGCTCAGCTGGCCTTCGCCTGGAAGGCGTGCCGCGCGGTGAAGTCCAACGCGATCCTGCTCGCCAAGGACAGTGCCTCGGTCGGTGTCGGCATGGGCCAGGTCAACCGCGTCGACTCCTGCAAACTGGCTGTCGAGCGGGCCGGCGAGGAGCGCGCCCGGGGATCCTATGCGGCCTCCGACGCCTTCTTCCCCTTCCCCGACGGCCCTGAGATCCTCATCGGTGCCGGTGTCCGGGCGATCGTCCAGCCGGGCGGCTCGGTCCGTGACGAGCTCGCTGTGGAAGCGGCGAAGAAGGCGGGCGTGACCATGTACTTCACCGGTACGCGCCACTTCTTCCACTGAGCGGCCGCCGCCCTGCGGCGGTCCCGGAAGGGAAAATTCCGTAGCACCGTACGGACACGAGCCGTGCCGACAGCCTCCCCACCGGGGAGGCTGTCGGCATGTTGGCATGCGGATGCATGAACCCCCTGGACTTCCTGGCCCGGTTGGCCGAACTCGGCTTCCTCGGCGCCGCTGGTCTCGTTGTCGGCTTCTTCTGTCTGCTCGCCGTCCTGCTCGGCGCGCTCACTGGTCTGGGGCGCCTGGCCGGCCGACGGCGCATCAGCGCTGCACCGGGCGAGGAGCCCGCCACCCTTGCGTCCTTCCACTGGGAGACCGACGAGGGCTGACGCCCGACCCACGACGAGGGCAGGCTTCCCCACCCGGTCACCGTCGGCCGTCCGGAGGAACGGCCGGGTGCCTCGGCGGCGGTGGGGGCGGGAAACGCCTGGACGGGGCGCGGAGGTCTTGACGTTCTGGACGACACCGCACGGCAGTTCTCCCCCGGTGGCTCGATGCGCACGGCGGTGACCGGTGGGGGGGGCAGGAAACGCCTCCAGCACCAGCCGCCCGGTTCCTGACGCGGGGGCTGAACCGGTTGGGGTGCCAGGGGGCGTGGCCCACTCTCGGGCCGGCCCAGCGGGTGGGCCAGGCGGCCGGCGCGTACAGTGTCCAGCCGGTGGGAAAGGGGACAACATGCGTGGAGTGTGCGAGCGGCGCCCCGCTCTGCGGAAGCTGGTGCTCGCGGCCGTCGGTCTGGCCCTGCTCGGGCTCGTGACCTCGGCGGTGAGTGACGTGGTCGGCGCGGAGTTTCCGCAGCGGCCCGTGTGGGACCTCGGCAGCGCGGGGCCCTGGGTCGCCTCCTACGCACGCGCGGTCGCGGCCGGGTCCTGGATGGCGGCGAGGGCGTGCGTGGTGTTCGCCGGGCTGCTCCTCCTGCTGGAGTTCGTGTCGCGCGTCCTGGGCGTGGTGCGCGGGGGCGCGCGGCGGCGAGGGCGTCCCGTCGGCTGAGATCCGCAGGAGGCGCGGGCGGGCCCGGTCGGTCCCGGCCTGCTCCCCGTGGGTGGCCGTGGCGGCGATGACCGCGGGCGTCGCAGGGAGAGCGTCCCCGCTGGTTCCCCGAGGGGCCGGGTGGCGGCTCAGGGCTGGATGCCGGAGCGCGGAGGCGACGGTGAGTCACCTGTCCGGTTTGCCCGGTCTCTTCGAACGTCGAGGGCCGTGTCCCCCCGATCACGGGATGCGGACACGGCCCTCGGCGGGTGTGTGCCGTACGTCCTACGGGCTCAGTAGCGCGGGCGGCTGAACCATGCCGCGCCGGACGGGGAGATCATCGCCGCCGCCATCACGCCGCCGAAGCCGATCCACAGCAGGGCCCACACGAGTCCGGCGCTGGAGTTGGTGTTCGCCGCCCCGATGAGGATCAGGACGCCGAAGAGGGCGCCCAGGATGCCGTAGACCATCGTGGTGATGCGGATGCCCTGGCCGCCGGTGGAGAACTTCACGCCCAGCGTGATCGACAGCCCGGCAAGCCCGAGGAAGAGCAGGGCGAAGAAGAAGATGAGGCCGGCGCTGGCGTGTCCGATGTCGGACAGGCTGTTGTTGCCGAAGGTGTCCTCACCCGCGTTGGAGGCGTCGTTGAGCGTCGCGGCGCCGAAGATCGCGAAGACGCCGATGAGGACCTGTACGCCTGCCACGATGTAGAGCAGGACCCGCGCGGTGGTCGTCAGGCCGGGCATCGTCTGCGGCATCGCGTTCGTGGCGGGGTACCCCGGGTAGGCCTGCTGGGGGTAGCCCGGAGCCTGGGGATAGCCCGGAGCCTGGGGATAGCCCGGAGCCTGGGGGTAGCCCGGAGGCTGCGGCGGAACGCCGGGCTGTTGGGGGTAGCCGTAGCCGGGGGCGGGGGTGGCCGGCGGCTGCTGGGGTGGGGGGCCGTAGGGGTTGTTCTGGTCGCCAAAGCTCATGGCGCAGTTCCTCCGTTGCTCAAGTGCGGGGACGACGCGCAGCACGGTTCGGAGGAGATGTACAGATGCGGTCCGCCCCCCCGGCACTGCCCGCGGCACTGTGCTCTCATCGTTCTTTAACGGGCTCTTACTTGTCCAGCCGGAATCGTCAGGTGTTGTGCAAGTGCAACATCGCCGATCATCACGTATTACCACCCCGATCATGTGATAACAGGTGTGGCAGGAGCGTCCGGCCACCCCGGATTGGAATCCGGGCCGGGTCATCCGCGAGGATGGGGCCATGACCGCCCAGATTCTCGATGGCAAGGCCACCGCAGCCGCGATCAAGTCCGACCTGACCGCCCGCGTGGCGGCCCTGAAGGAGAGGGGCGTCACGCCCGGCCTCGGCACGATCCTGGTCGGGGACGACCCCGGCAGTCAGAAGTACGTCGCCGGCAAGCACCGTGACTGCGCGCAGGTCGGCATCGCCTCGATCCAGCGCGAGCTGCCGGCCACGGCCACCCAAGAGGAGATCGAGGCGGTCGTCCGGGAGCTGAACGAGGACCCGGCCTGCACCGGCTACATCGTCCAGTTGCCGCTGCCCAGGGGCATCGACGAGAACCGCATCCTGGAACTGATGGATCCGGCCAAGGACGCGGACGGGCTGCACCCGATGAACCTCGGTCGGCTGGTGCTGAACGAACCGGCGCCGCTGCCCTGCACCCCCAACGGTGTGCTGACTCTGCTGCGCCGCTACGGCGTCGAGATCAAGGGCGCCGAGGTCGTGGTCGTCGGTCGCGGTGTCACCATCGGGCGCCCGATGCCGTTGCTGCTCACCCGGCGCAGCGAGAACGCCACCGTGACCCAGTGTCACACCGGAACCCGCGACTTGTCCGCGCACCTCAAGCGGGCCGACATCATCATCGCGGCGGCTGGCTCCCCGCATCTGATCCGCGCCGAGGACGTCAAGCCGGGCGCAGCGGTGCTGGACATCGGCGTCTCGCGCAACGCCGAGGGCAAGATCGTCGGAGACGTCCATCCGGACGTGGCCGGGGTGGCCGGCTGGATCTCCCCGAACCCCGGCGGCGTCGGCCCGATGACCCGGGCGCAGCTGCTGGTCAACGTGGTCGAGGCGGCGGAGCGCAGTGTCGGCTGAGGGCACCCGTGGGCACGCGGGATCAGAACCGGTACCGGCGGTGCGCGACGCGGCGACCGTCCCCGCCCCGGAGGGGCGCCCGCGGCGGACCACTCGCCGTTTCCCGCTGTTGACGAAGGACACCGCGCGTCCCGAGGGGGGCGGCCGGGCCGCGCCCGGTGACGCCCCGGCGCCCGCACGGCAGTGGCCCGTGCTCGTCGTGCTGTCGGCAGTCGCGCTCGGCCTGCTGCTGACCGCGCTCGACGCGTTCCGCTACGGCAGCCTGTTGATCGGGGCCGCCCTGCTGACCGGCGCGGCCATGCGCTGGATACTGCCGAGCGTCGGCATGCTCGCCGTTCGTTCCCGCTTCACGGACATCGTCACCTACGGCATCCTTGGCCTGGCGATCGTCCTGCTGGCTTTGATGGCCCAGCCCAAACCTTGGTTGCAGATCCCGTTCCTGAAGGACACCCTGCACTTCACGGTCACCAAGTAACGGCGCCCGTTGGACCGGTGGCCCGCACCTCGCCCGGATGGTGCGGGCCACCGGTCTTTCACCGGGATTCCGCAGGCTGTTCACCGTCCGGACTTCCTTGCCATGAACAAGGCGTTCAGCGCCTGTCCCCGTGCTGTGGCCCGGAGGTGACGGTTCCGCTCCGGTGCCGGCCTGCCGACGCAGGTGGCACCGTGGTGCCGGTACACGGGGCACGCAGGTGTCCATGCGCTCCCACTCCGGGAACTGGGATCCTTGGGCAAGAGCCACCGACTGGGGGGGAAGAGGGGGAGGACGATGCCTCGCTGGAAAGCCTTGCCGGAGGATCTGGATCCGCAGATCAGGGAGTTCACCAGCCAGCTGCGCCGGCTCGTGGACCGTAGCGGCTTGAGCATCGCGGCGCTGGCCGACCGCACGGGCTACGGCAGGACGTCCTGGGAGCGCTACCTCGGTGGTCGGCTCCTCGCACCCAAGGGGGCGGTCGTGGCGCTCGCCGAGGTCACCGGCACCAACCCGGTCCATCTGGTCACTCTGTGGGAGTTGGCCGAACGTGCCTGGAGCCGGGCGGAGATGCGGCACGACAGCACCATGGAGGCGATCCGGATCTCCCAGGCGCGGGCCGCACTGGGGGAGTTGGGGGAACTGGGGGAGGCGGGCGATTCGGGGGAACCGGGCCGGGAGACAAGCGACTCGGCCGACCGCGGGAGCGGCGACACCGCCGCGCCTCCGGGGTCCGCCGGACCCGCGGACGCCGTTCCGGCGGTCTTCGCCCAGCCGACGCTTCCCGCCCAGCCGACGGTTCCCGATGCCAGTGTCGATGCCCATGCCGGTGCCCGGGAGGGGGCGGGACACGGACCGGCTCATGGCACCGGTGGCCAAGACGTGTCCGGGCCGGCGACCGCCCCCGCGGATGGTGCAGCGTCCGACGGCAACTCGTGGGGGCTGGCCGGCTACCAGGGCCCGTCCCGGGCGGGCGCCCACCCCGGGCGGCGTCCGGACGGGCCGGGCACCTCCGGCCCCCACCCGGCAGAGCCGGCGGAGTCGCGTCCGGGACCGGCGGCCGACCGGGCCGTGGACCGGCACCGGTTGGCTGCGTTCCTGGCGGGACTCGTCGGCGTGCTCGTCCTCATCGGCGCCGTCTTCTACTTCACCGGCCAGGGAGGCGGCGGCAAGGAGGGACACCCCGCCACGTCGCCCTCCCCGGTCACCAGTACGCACGTGAGCCTGCCCGCCGGGGTCAAGTGTGCCGGCCCGGCCTGCAACGGTAAGGACGCCGAGGTCATGCACTGCAGTGGTGACCTGGTGACCACCGCCAAGAGCACCACCGTCGGCGCCATCACCCTGGAGGTCCGCTACAGCAAGACCTGTGGTGCGGCTTGGGGCCGCATCACCGGTGCGGCACCGGGCGACCGCGTGCAGGTCTCAGCGGGCGGGGAGCGGCAGACGGCGGACGCTACGGCTGCTGGGGACACCATCGCCTACACCCCGATGGTCGCCGTGCGGGACGCGACGGAGGCCAGGGCGTGCGTGACCCTGGCATCCGGGCCGACGGGATGCACGAGATAACGGACCCGACGGGGGCACGAGGTGACGGGCGGTCGG contains:
- the purH gene encoding bifunctional phosphoribosylaminoimidazolecarboxamide formyltransferase/IMP cyclohydrolase, with product MTAESNKRAIHRALVSVYDKTGLEELARGLHEAGVELVSTGSTAGRIAAAGVPVTKVEELTGFPECLDGRVKTLHPKVHAGILADLRLEDHRRQLTELGVEPFDLVVVNLYPFRETVASGASPDECVEQIDIGGPSMVRAAAKNHPSVAVVTSPERYGDVLAAVKDGGFDLAARKRLAAEAFRHTAEYDTAVASWFASAYAPADDSAFPDFIGTTLERDRTLRYGENPHQPAALYTSGEGGLAAAEQLHGKEMSYNNYTDTDAARRAAYDHDEPCVAIIKHANPCGIAIGADVAEAHRKAHACDPLSAFGGVIAVNRPVSKEMAEQVAEIFTEVIVAPGYEDGALEALTKKKNIRVLRCPEGPANPVEVKPIDGGALLQATDRLQAEGDDPANWTLAAGEALSPDELAQLAFAWKACRAVKSNAILLAKDSASVGVGMGQVNRVDSCKLAVERAGEERARGSYAASDAFFPFPDGPEILIGAGVRAIVQPGGSVRDELAVEAAKKAGVTMYFTGTRHFFH
- a CDS encoding bifunctional methylenetetrahydrofolate dehydrogenase/methenyltetrahydrofolate cyclohydrolase, which produces MTAQILDGKATAAAIKSDLTARVAALKERGVTPGLGTILVGDDPGSQKYVAGKHRDCAQVGIASIQRELPATATQEEIEAVVRELNEDPACTGYIVQLPLPRGIDENRILELMDPAKDADGLHPMNLGRLVLNEPAPLPCTPNGVLTLLRRYGVEIKGAEVVVVGRGVTIGRPMPLLLTRRSENATVTQCHTGTRDLSAHLKRADIIIAAAGSPHLIRAEDVKPGAAVLDIGVSRNAEGKIVGDVHPDVAGVAGWISPNPGGVGPMTRAQLLVNVVEAAERSVG
- a CDS encoding DUF3017 domain-containing protein; its protein translation is MSAEGTRGHAGSEPVPAVRDAATVPAPEGRPRRTTRRFPLLTKDTARPEGGGRAAPGDAPAPARQWPVLVVLSAVALGLLLTALDAFRYGSLLIGAALLTGAAMRWILPSVGMLAVRSRFTDIVTYGILGLAIVLLALMAQPKPWLQIPFLKDTLHFTVTK
- a CDS encoding helix-turn-helix domain-containing protein, whose amino-acid sequence is MPRWKALPEDLDPQIREFTSQLRRLVDRSGLSIAALADRTGYGRTSWERYLGGRLLAPKGAVVALAEVTGTNPVHLVTLWELAERAWSRAEMRHDSTMEAIRISQARAALGELGELGEAGDSGEPGRETSDSADRGSGDTAAPPGSAGPADAVPAVFAQPTLPAQPTVPDASVDAHAGAREGAGHGPAHGTGGQDVSGPATAPADGAASDGNSWGLAGYQGPSRAGAHPGRRPDGPGTSGPHPAEPAESRPGPAADRAVDRHRLAAFLAGLVGVLVLIGAVFYFTGQGGGGKEGHPATSPSPVTSTHVSLPAGVKCAGPACNGKDAEVMHCSGDLVTTAKSTTVGAITLEVRYSKTCGAAWGRITGAAPGDRVQVSAGGERQTADATAAGDTIAYTPMVAVRDATEARACVTLASGPTGCTR